A genome region from Corvus hawaiiensis isolate bCorHaw1 chromosome 4, bCorHaw1.pri.cur, whole genome shotgun sequence includes the following:
- the PACSIN2 gene encoding protein kinase C and casein kinase substrate in neurons protein 2 isoform X4, with the protein MSGSYDDSVGVEVSSDSFWEVGNYKRTVKRIDDGHRLCNDLMNCIHERARIEKVYAQQLTEWAKRWKQLVEKGPQYGTVERAWCAFMSEAEKVSELHLEVKGSLMNEDFEKIKNWQKEAFHKQMMGGFKETKEAEDGFRKAQKPWAKKLKEVEAAKKAYHAACKEEKLAISRETNSKADPALNPEQLKKLQDKVEKSKQDVLKTKEKYEKSLKELDNATPQYMENMEQVFEQCQQFEEKRLRFFREVLLEVQKHLDLSNVASYKNIYRELEQNIKTADAVEDLRWFRANQGPGMSMNWPQFEDDEWSADLNRTLSRREKKKASDGVTLTGVNQTGDQVSQPNKHSSVSSYEKNQSYPTDWSDEESNNPFSSTDANGDTNPFDEDTPPAMEVRVRALYDYEGQEQDELSFKAGDELTKMENEDEQGWCKGRLDNGQVGLYPANYVEPIQ; encoded by the exons ATGTCTGGCTCATACGATGATTCCGTTGGCGTAGAAGTTTCTAGTGATAGCTTCTGGGAG GTTGGAAATTACAAGAGGACAGTAAAACGAATTGATGATGGCCACAGACTTTGCAATGATCTTATGAATTGTATTCATGAGCGGGCACGGATAGAGAAGGTCTATGCTCAGCAGCTCACAGAATGGGCTAAAAGGTGGAAGCAGCTTGTGGAGAAAG GCCCACAGTATGGAACAGTAGAAAGGGCTTGGTGTGCTTTTATGTCAGAAGCTGAAAAAGTGAGTGAACTACATCTAGAAGTAAAAGGTTCACTGATGAatgaagattttgaaaaaaTCAAGAACTGGCAGAAGGAAGCGTTTCATAAGCAAATGATGGGAGGATTTAAGGAAACCAAAGAAGCAGAAGATGGATTTAGGAAAGCTCAGAAACCCTGGGCAAAAAAGCTGAAAGAG GtggaagctgcaaagaaagctTACCATGCAGCCTGCAAGGAGGAGAAGCTGGCTATATCCagagaaacaaacagcaaagctgATCCAGCTCTGAATCCTGAACAGCTCAAGAAATTACAAGACAAagtggaaaaaagcaaacaagacgTACTAAAG ACAAAAGAAAAGTATGAAAAATCACTGAAAGAATTAGATAATGCTACTCCTCAGTATATGGAGAACATGGAGCAGGTATTTGAACAGTGCCAGCAGTTTGAGGAAAAACGGTTGCGTTTCTTCCGAGAGGTGCTCCTGGAAGTTCAGAAACACCTTGACTTGTCCAACGTTGCAAG TTACAAAAATATCTACCGTGAACTGGAGCAGAATATCAAAACAGCAGATGCTGTTGAAGACTTGCGGTGGTTTAGAGCTAATCAAGGTCCAGGGATGTCAATGAATTGGCCTCAGTTTGAG GATGAC GAGTGGTCTGCAGACCTGAATCGCACTCTCAgtagaagagaaaagaagaaggcTTCTGATGGAGTGACTCTGACTGGTGTTAACCAGACGGGAGACCAAGTTTCACAACCTAACAAACACAGCAG TGTTAGCAGCTATGAGAAAAACCAAAGCTACCCTACAGATTGGTCTGATGAAGAATCCAACAACCCCTTCTCTTCCACTGATGCAAATGGAGACACCAATCCCTTTGATGAAGATACCCCTCCTGCCATGGAGGTGAGAGTACGTGCACTCTATGACTATGAGGGCCAGGAGCAAGATGAGCTCAGCTTTAAAGCTG ggGATGAGTTAACCAAAATGGAGAACGAGGATGAGCAGGGCTGGTGCAAAGGACGCCTGGACAATGGACAAGTTGGTTTATACCCAGCAAACTATGTGGAACCAATCCAGTGA
- the PACSIN2 gene encoding protein kinase C and casein kinase substrate in neurons protein 2 isoform X3, whose protein sequence is MSGSYDDSVGVEVSSDSFWEVGNYKRTVKRIDDGHRLCNDLMNCIHERARIEKVYAQQLTEWAKRWKQLVEKGPQYGTVERAWCAFMSEAEKVSELHLEVKGSLMNEDFEKIKNWQKEAFHKQMMGGFKETKEAEDGFRKAQKPWAKKLKEVEAAKKAYHAACKEEKLAISRETNSKADPALNPEQLKKLQDKVEKSKQDVLKTKEKYEKSLKELDNATPQYMENMEQVFEQCQQFEEKRLRFFREVLLEVQKHLDLSNVASYKNIYRELEQNIKTADAVEDLRWFRANQGPGMSMNWPQFEEWSADLNRTLSRREKKKASDGVTLTGVNQTGDQVSQPNKHSSSLSVQSNTVQSVQSSYNPFEDEEDTGSTVSEKEDNKIKNVSSYEKNQSYPTDWSDEESNNPFSSTDANGDTNPFDEDTPPAMEVRVRALYDYEGQEQDELSFKAGDELTKMENEDEQGWCKGRLDNGQVGLYPANYVEPIQ, encoded by the exons ATGTCTGGCTCATACGATGATTCCGTTGGCGTAGAAGTTTCTAGTGATAGCTTCTGGGAG GTTGGAAATTACAAGAGGACAGTAAAACGAATTGATGATGGCCACAGACTTTGCAATGATCTTATGAATTGTATTCATGAGCGGGCACGGATAGAGAAGGTCTATGCTCAGCAGCTCACAGAATGGGCTAAAAGGTGGAAGCAGCTTGTGGAGAAAG GCCCACAGTATGGAACAGTAGAAAGGGCTTGGTGTGCTTTTATGTCAGAAGCTGAAAAAGTGAGTGAACTACATCTAGAAGTAAAAGGTTCACTGATGAatgaagattttgaaaaaaTCAAGAACTGGCAGAAGGAAGCGTTTCATAAGCAAATGATGGGAGGATTTAAGGAAACCAAAGAAGCAGAAGATGGATTTAGGAAAGCTCAGAAACCCTGGGCAAAAAAGCTGAAAGAG GtggaagctgcaaagaaagctTACCATGCAGCCTGCAAGGAGGAGAAGCTGGCTATATCCagagaaacaaacagcaaagctgATCCAGCTCTGAATCCTGAACAGCTCAAGAAATTACAAGACAAagtggaaaaaagcaaacaagacgTACTAAAG ACAAAAGAAAAGTATGAAAAATCACTGAAAGAATTAGATAATGCTACTCCTCAGTATATGGAGAACATGGAGCAGGTATTTGAACAGTGCCAGCAGTTTGAGGAAAAACGGTTGCGTTTCTTCCGAGAGGTGCTCCTGGAAGTTCAGAAACACCTTGACTTGTCCAACGTTGCAAG TTACAAAAATATCTACCGTGAACTGGAGCAGAATATCAAAACAGCAGATGCTGTTGAAGACTTGCGGTGGTTTAGAGCTAATCAAGGTCCAGGGATGTCAATGAATTGGCCTCAGTTTGAG GAGTGGTCTGCAGACCTGAATCGCACTCTCAgtagaagagaaaagaagaaggcTTCTGATGGAGTGACTCTGACTGGTGTTAACCAGACGGGAGACCAAGTTTCACAACCTAACAAACACAGCAG CAGTCTTAGTGTCCAGAGTAACACAGTGCAGTCAGTACAATCAAGTTACAATCCCTTTGAAGATGAAGAAGATACTGGGAGTACTGTCAGTGAAAAGGAGGACAATAAGATCAAAAA TGTTAGCAGCTATGAGAAAAACCAAAGCTACCCTACAGATTGGTCTGATGAAGAATCCAACAACCCCTTCTCTTCCACTGATGCAAATGGAGACACCAATCCCTTTGATGAAGATACCCCTCCTGCCATGGAGGTGAGAGTACGTGCACTCTATGACTATGAGGGCCAGGAGCAAGATGAGCTCAGCTTTAAAGCTG ggGATGAGTTAACCAAAATGGAGAACGAGGATGAGCAGGGCTGGTGCAAAGGACGCCTGGACAATGGACAAGTTGGTTTATACCCAGCAAACTATGTGGAACCAATCCAGTGA
- the PACSIN2 gene encoding protein kinase C and casein kinase substrate in neurons protein 2 isoform X5, producing the protein MSGSYDDSVGVEVSSDSFWEVGNYKRTVKRIDDGHRLCNDLMNCIHERARIEKVYAQQLTEWAKRWKQLVEKGPQYGTVERAWCAFMSEAEKVSELHLEVKGSLMNEDFEKIKNWQKEAFHKQMMGGFKETKEAEDGFRKAQKPWAKKLKEVEAAKKAYHAACKEEKLAISRETNSKADPALNPEQLKKLQDKVEKSKQDVLKTKEKYEKSLKELDNATPQYMENMEQVFEQCQQFEEKRLRFFREVLLEVQKHLDLSNVASYKNIYRELEQNIKTADAVEDLRWFRANQGPGMSMNWPQFEEWSADLNRTLSRREKKKASDGVTLTGVNQTGDQVSQPNKHSSVSSYEKNQSYPTDWSDEESNNPFSSTDANGDTNPFDEDTPPAMEVRVRALYDYEGQEQDELSFKAGDELTKMENEDEQGWCKGRLDNGQVGLYPANYVEPIQ; encoded by the exons ATGTCTGGCTCATACGATGATTCCGTTGGCGTAGAAGTTTCTAGTGATAGCTTCTGGGAG GTTGGAAATTACAAGAGGACAGTAAAACGAATTGATGATGGCCACAGACTTTGCAATGATCTTATGAATTGTATTCATGAGCGGGCACGGATAGAGAAGGTCTATGCTCAGCAGCTCACAGAATGGGCTAAAAGGTGGAAGCAGCTTGTGGAGAAAG GCCCACAGTATGGAACAGTAGAAAGGGCTTGGTGTGCTTTTATGTCAGAAGCTGAAAAAGTGAGTGAACTACATCTAGAAGTAAAAGGTTCACTGATGAatgaagattttgaaaaaaTCAAGAACTGGCAGAAGGAAGCGTTTCATAAGCAAATGATGGGAGGATTTAAGGAAACCAAAGAAGCAGAAGATGGATTTAGGAAAGCTCAGAAACCCTGGGCAAAAAAGCTGAAAGAG GtggaagctgcaaagaaagctTACCATGCAGCCTGCAAGGAGGAGAAGCTGGCTATATCCagagaaacaaacagcaaagctgATCCAGCTCTGAATCCTGAACAGCTCAAGAAATTACAAGACAAagtggaaaaaagcaaacaagacgTACTAAAG ACAAAAGAAAAGTATGAAAAATCACTGAAAGAATTAGATAATGCTACTCCTCAGTATATGGAGAACATGGAGCAGGTATTTGAACAGTGCCAGCAGTTTGAGGAAAAACGGTTGCGTTTCTTCCGAGAGGTGCTCCTGGAAGTTCAGAAACACCTTGACTTGTCCAACGTTGCAAG TTACAAAAATATCTACCGTGAACTGGAGCAGAATATCAAAACAGCAGATGCTGTTGAAGACTTGCGGTGGTTTAGAGCTAATCAAGGTCCAGGGATGTCAATGAATTGGCCTCAGTTTGAG GAGTGGTCTGCAGACCTGAATCGCACTCTCAgtagaagagaaaagaagaaggcTTCTGATGGAGTGACTCTGACTGGTGTTAACCAGACGGGAGACCAAGTTTCACAACCTAACAAACACAGCAG TGTTAGCAGCTATGAGAAAAACCAAAGCTACCCTACAGATTGGTCTGATGAAGAATCCAACAACCCCTTCTCTTCCACTGATGCAAATGGAGACACCAATCCCTTTGATGAAGATACCCCTCCTGCCATGGAGGTGAGAGTACGTGCACTCTATGACTATGAGGGCCAGGAGCAAGATGAGCTCAGCTTTAAAGCTG ggGATGAGTTAACCAAAATGGAGAACGAGGATGAGCAGGGCTGGTGCAAAGGACGCCTGGACAATGGACAAGTTGGTTTATACCCAGCAAACTATGTGGAACCAATCCAGTGA
- the PACSIN2 gene encoding protein kinase C and casein kinase substrate in neurons protein 2 isoform X1 — translation MSGSYDDSVGVEVSSDSFWEVGNYKRTVKRIDDGHRLCNDLMNCIHERARIEKVYAQQLTEWAKRWKQLVEKGPQYGTVERAWCAFMSEAEKVSELHLEVKGSLMNEDFEKIKNWQKEAFHKQMMGGFKETKEAEDGFRKAQKPWAKKLKEVEAAKKAYHAACKEEKLAISRETNSKADPALNPEQLKKLQDKVEKSKQDVLKTKEKYEKSLKELDNATPQYMENMEQVFEQCQQFEEKRLRFFREVLLEVQKHLDLSNVASYKNIYRELEQNIKTADAVEDLRWFRANQGPGMSMNWPQFEDDEWSADLNRTLSRREKKKASDGVTLTGVNQTGDQVSQPNKHSSSLSVQSNTVQSVQSSYNPFEDEEDTGSTVSEKEDNKIKNVSSYEKNQSYPTDWSDEESNNPFSSTDANGDTNPFDEDTPPAMEVRVRALYDYEGQEQDELSFKAGDELTKMENEDEQGWCKGRLDNGQVGLYPANYVEPIQ, via the exons ATGTCTGGCTCATACGATGATTCCGTTGGCGTAGAAGTTTCTAGTGATAGCTTCTGGGAG GTTGGAAATTACAAGAGGACAGTAAAACGAATTGATGATGGCCACAGACTTTGCAATGATCTTATGAATTGTATTCATGAGCGGGCACGGATAGAGAAGGTCTATGCTCAGCAGCTCACAGAATGGGCTAAAAGGTGGAAGCAGCTTGTGGAGAAAG GCCCACAGTATGGAACAGTAGAAAGGGCTTGGTGTGCTTTTATGTCAGAAGCTGAAAAAGTGAGTGAACTACATCTAGAAGTAAAAGGTTCACTGATGAatgaagattttgaaaaaaTCAAGAACTGGCAGAAGGAAGCGTTTCATAAGCAAATGATGGGAGGATTTAAGGAAACCAAAGAAGCAGAAGATGGATTTAGGAAAGCTCAGAAACCCTGGGCAAAAAAGCTGAAAGAG GtggaagctgcaaagaaagctTACCATGCAGCCTGCAAGGAGGAGAAGCTGGCTATATCCagagaaacaaacagcaaagctgATCCAGCTCTGAATCCTGAACAGCTCAAGAAATTACAAGACAAagtggaaaaaagcaaacaagacgTACTAAAG ACAAAAGAAAAGTATGAAAAATCACTGAAAGAATTAGATAATGCTACTCCTCAGTATATGGAGAACATGGAGCAGGTATTTGAACAGTGCCAGCAGTTTGAGGAAAAACGGTTGCGTTTCTTCCGAGAGGTGCTCCTGGAAGTTCAGAAACACCTTGACTTGTCCAACGTTGCAAG TTACAAAAATATCTACCGTGAACTGGAGCAGAATATCAAAACAGCAGATGCTGTTGAAGACTTGCGGTGGTTTAGAGCTAATCAAGGTCCAGGGATGTCAATGAATTGGCCTCAGTTTGAG GATGAC GAGTGGTCTGCAGACCTGAATCGCACTCTCAgtagaagagaaaagaagaaggcTTCTGATGGAGTGACTCTGACTGGTGTTAACCAGACGGGAGACCAAGTTTCACAACCTAACAAACACAGCAG CAGTCTTAGTGTCCAGAGTAACACAGTGCAGTCAGTACAATCAAGTTACAATCCCTTTGAAGATGAAGAAGATACTGGGAGTACTGTCAGTGAAAAGGAGGACAATAAGATCAAAAA TGTTAGCAGCTATGAGAAAAACCAAAGCTACCCTACAGATTGGTCTGATGAAGAATCCAACAACCCCTTCTCTTCCACTGATGCAAATGGAGACACCAATCCCTTTGATGAAGATACCCCTCCTGCCATGGAGGTGAGAGTACGTGCACTCTATGACTATGAGGGCCAGGAGCAAGATGAGCTCAGCTTTAAAGCTG ggGATGAGTTAACCAAAATGGAGAACGAGGATGAGCAGGGCTGGTGCAAAGGACGCCTGGACAATGGACAAGTTGGTTTATACCCAGCAAACTATGTGGAACCAATCCAGTGA
- the PACSIN2 gene encoding protein kinase C and casein kinase substrate in neurons protein 2 isoform X2 has product MSGSYDDSVGVEVSSDSFWEVGNYKRTVKRIDDGHRLCNDLMNCIHERARIEKVYAQQLTEWAKRWKQLVEKGPQYGTVERAWCAFMSEAEKVSELHLEVKGSLMNEDFEKIKNWQKEAFHKQMMGGFKETKEAEDGFRKAQKPWAKKLKEVEAAKKAYHAACKEEKLAISRETNSKADPALNPEQLKKLQDKVEKSKQDVLKTKEKYEKSLKELDNATPQYMENMEQVFEQCQQFEEKRLRFFREVLLEVQKHLDLSNVASYKNIYRELEQNIKTADAVEDLRWFRANQGPGMSMNWPQFEDDEWSADLNRTLSRREKKKASDGVTLTGVNQTGDQVSQPNKHSSLSVQSNTVQSVQSSYNPFEDEEDTGSTVSEKEDNKIKNVSSYEKNQSYPTDWSDEESNNPFSSTDANGDTNPFDEDTPPAMEVRVRALYDYEGQEQDELSFKAGDELTKMENEDEQGWCKGRLDNGQVGLYPANYVEPIQ; this is encoded by the exons ATGTCTGGCTCATACGATGATTCCGTTGGCGTAGAAGTTTCTAGTGATAGCTTCTGGGAG GTTGGAAATTACAAGAGGACAGTAAAACGAATTGATGATGGCCACAGACTTTGCAATGATCTTATGAATTGTATTCATGAGCGGGCACGGATAGAGAAGGTCTATGCTCAGCAGCTCACAGAATGGGCTAAAAGGTGGAAGCAGCTTGTGGAGAAAG GCCCACAGTATGGAACAGTAGAAAGGGCTTGGTGTGCTTTTATGTCAGAAGCTGAAAAAGTGAGTGAACTACATCTAGAAGTAAAAGGTTCACTGATGAatgaagattttgaaaaaaTCAAGAACTGGCAGAAGGAAGCGTTTCATAAGCAAATGATGGGAGGATTTAAGGAAACCAAAGAAGCAGAAGATGGATTTAGGAAAGCTCAGAAACCCTGGGCAAAAAAGCTGAAAGAG GtggaagctgcaaagaaagctTACCATGCAGCCTGCAAGGAGGAGAAGCTGGCTATATCCagagaaacaaacagcaaagctgATCCAGCTCTGAATCCTGAACAGCTCAAGAAATTACAAGACAAagtggaaaaaagcaaacaagacgTACTAAAG ACAAAAGAAAAGTATGAAAAATCACTGAAAGAATTAGATAATGCTACTCCTCAGTATATGGAGAACATGGAGCAGGTATTTGAACAGTGCCAGCAGTTTGAGGAAAAACGGTTGCGTTTCTTCCGAGAGGTGCTCCTGGAAGTTCAGAAACACCTTGACTTGTCCAACGTTGCAAG TTACAAAAATATCTACCGTGAACTGGAGCAGAATATCAAAACAGCAGATGCTGTTGAAGACTTGCGGTGGTTTAGAGCTAATCAAGGTCCAGGGATGTCAATGAATTGGCCTCAGTTTGAG GATGAC GAGTGGTCTGCAGACCTGAATCGCACTCTCAgtagaagagaaaagaagaaggcTTCTGATGGAGTGACTCTGACTGGTGTTAACCAGACGGGAGACCAAGTTTCACAACCTAACAAACACAGCAG TCTTAGTGTCCAGAGTAACACAGTGCAGTCAGTACAATCAAGTTACAATCCCTTTGAAGATGAAGAAGATACTGGGAGTACTGTCAGTGAAAAGGAGGACAATAAGATCAAAAA TGTTAGCAGCTATGAGAAAAACCAAAGCTACCCTACAGATTGGTCTGATGAAGAATCCAACAACCCCTTCTCTTCCACTGATGCAAATGGAGACACCAATCCCTTTGATGAAGATACCCCTCCTGCCATGGAGGTGAGAGTACGTGCACTCTATGACTATGAGGGCCAGGAGCAAGATGAGCTCAGCTTTAAAGCTG ggGATGAGTTAACCAAAATGGAGAACGAGGATGAGCAGGGCTGGTGCAAAGGACGCCTGGACAATGGACAAGTTGGTTTATACCCAGCAAACTATGTGGAACCAATCCAGTGA